One Ezakiella massiliensis genomic window, TGGATTTTGGGGTAGAGGATAATTTTGCCAGAGACCATATTGTTATACTATCTGCTTTTTACGGGCCCCTGAGGACCGATGACTTGGTCAAGCCCTATCGCCTGGACTTTAATACCAGAATCAAGGTCGAGGGAATGAGTCTTAAAAAACTTTGGGCGGACTATTATAATAATTATTTTGAAAAAGGTGAGAGGATTTTAAATCTGGCCTCTGATGAATTTTCATCTTTGCTTAAGAGAGATGATTTTGACTTTATAGACTTTGATTTTTATGAGCTTAGGTATGGAAAGATAAAACGCCATTCGACTATTTCCAAAAAACTTAGGGGCAAGATGGCGAATTTTATAGTGAAAAATAAAATTATTAACATAGAAGATTTAAAAGATTTTAATGATGATGGTTTTCTATATGATAAAGAAAATTCAAATGATAAATTATATGTATTTAGGAGAGATTTATAATGAAAGATTTTAAAAAGACAACTGCTGATTTTTATAGGAATATAGCCAAGCAGGATGGGATTAGCAAGGACGGCGAGATGGAGCGGAGGCTGGCCCTGTCCCTGGGCTACACAGAAGAAGATTTAGAGCTGGGGGCAAACCTAGGACTTGGTTGCGGCAACCCCATTGAGAATGCAAATTTAAAAGAGACGGATATTTTGGTTGACCTGGGCTCGGGCAAGGGCATGGATGTTTTTAAGGCGTCCAAGATTGTGACCAAGGGCAAGGCAATCGGCATTGATAAATTGCCAGAGATGGTTGAAAAGGCCTCTTATATAAAGGAAAAACGTGGCTTTGACAATACTGATTTTATTGTGTCCGATGTTGACGATATAAAACTGCCTGACAATTTTTGCGACTGCGTTATTTCAAATTGTGTAATAAATTTATTGCCAGACAAAAAGAAGGTCTACCAAGAGATTTATAGGATTTTAAAGCCAGGCGGAAGGCTTTCAATCTCTGATATTGTTCAAATAAATCCTCTGCCTCAGGAAATCTTGGATGATCCCCATATGCATGCCACCTGAGTTGGCGGATCTATAACGAAGGATTCGTTAGAAAATATTTTAAAAGAATGTGGCTTTGATCCCTACGCAGTCATTGAAGAAGACCTGACAGAAGAATATCTAAACAAGTGGGGCCACGAAAATATGGAAAGGTATATCAAAAGAGGCAAGATTCTGGCCTTTAAGAAATAATATTCGATGTAAAGAGATTGTACAAGTACCTGAAAAGAATTAGAACATTTCCACTTGTTATAAAAAATAATCTAAAAAAGAGGGAGACAAGAAGATGAAATATTTATTTATAGGGATATTACTTATGACTTTTTTAAGCATAATGTTTTATATTTTGTGGATTAATGGTTATTTAATAATAAGTAGGAAAACAGCTAAATTGTTTATTGGTTCCCTTAGAAATAAGGAAAGATGCAGGATAAAATTTGCATCCTGCAATGGCTATATTAAAAAAATAATTAAATTTAAGGAAAATCGCACTTATGAT contains:
- a CDS encoding YaaA family protein, translated to MKIILSPSKEMAFENNIDKKIKLNEISQEILNEIKKMTKADLQKKLKVSDKLIDEVYGYYQDFDKNLAYYALDMYRGMAFKEMDFGVEDNFARDHIVILSAFYGPLRTDDLVKPYRLDFNTRIKVEGMSLKKLWADYYNNYFEKGERILNLASDEFSSLLKRDDFDFIDFDFYELRYGKIKRHSTISKKLRGKMANFIVKNKIINIEDLKDFNDDGFLYDKENSNDKLYVFRRDL
- a CDS encoding methyltransferase domain-containing protein, whose amino-acid sequence is MKDFKKTTADFYRNIAKQDGISKDGEMERRLALSLGYTEEDLELGANLGLGCGNPIENANLKETDILVDLGSGKGMDVFKASKIVTKGKAIGIDKLPEMVEKASYIKEKRGFDNTDFIVSDVDDIKLPDNFCDCVISNCVINLLPDKKKVYQEIYRILKPGGRLSISDIVQINPLPQEILDDPHMHAT